Proteins from one Parachlamydia sp. AcF125 genomic window:
- a CDS encoding NACHT domain-containing protein → MALSPNLLTKHGLVSPQVIVKNPQLSGQNPQLNVQAITVVYPQGAPVPRLPGTELRKRLQAKLSPQFLVRSLQNYYLSQETLSIFKIKAEQEWELKVPLEEIYVRLAIIENQERKIRDQALDKHSDRIQDDRIPTYETIYEPKQNIELEKLFEHKNFEEKDRKRIYLQGAAGSGKSTLCHYIAYSWAKGELWQGLFSCLFWIPLRNLTLGKYPPDKDYTPAGLIAREYAGKIDPRVIEACINNAAFRKKTLFILDGYDELSSEAQGNSSLAKVFKELKELFPHILITSRPGSCFFDRSCEIELLGFDKKGIGRYIDRFFTQVKAEEKKEKFCQLLKNSPYVANLAQIPLHLTLLCCLFNEDPELFDAKQSITMTAIYERMISWMYKWFILRRIDQGSPEQNKEQILAEKNLRLNPKVAEFATAFEEMADFAMKNDTLYLSKQEIESFRGNKLSSNELADCGLMRIPEERGYFIHLTFQEFLTASKVANQYLTLNKKERQACQQFVRKYKFEPRYNLVLRMIAGYLSLAVSNNRLYLDSNPLQQFFDDLFAGPYDLAVRNELTLIAQCFEECQNPSVVSQYKGFVKLLKDYIKYLCRLGLEFDQLLSNKDFLSYSAVVHSVEELLAEPEITENMLGNLERLVSRGHKLTPNIIEWVIQVLRGPNNSRVAENLARNVLRKAAEQKGGLSQEVLVSLIHTFREGENKDKDWSASALTAAAEQGELPKKAIAALIHVLEEGNVWAKGYAASVLDAAAKEGGTIPQEALTALIDVLKEGEKWPKRCATFALGALVKQGGMLSQEALAALVKVLKEGEEWDKVSAVLALEAIGKEGGTFSQKALTVLIDVLKEGDIRAKPFIASSLGAVVQQGGILSQEVLAALIAALKKGEGCDKASVALALGVVAKQRGMLSQQALAALIDVLKEGKESDRVSVASALEVVAKQGETLLPELLVAFIHVLKEGKDWAKPFIASMLGTMAKREEELSQQALAILIHVLKEGKDWAKGCAASALGAAVQQGEELPEEVLVVLIDVLKKGEDWAKPFAASSLGNMIKKGKELPEEALIALIDILKKGNGRGKDYAAHALGLVAKQRRKLPEEALDALINILKESGTTTTDSIAFALGAIVKEGGMLSEKALDALIHVLKEGENWAKGGAAFALEAGVQQGGVLPEKALNVLIHVLKEREGLAWAQEFAASALGTVAKQGIELPQEALSALIRLAREGKDGAQGSAVSALAAVVKQGKKLPKELLASIIQALEKDESWTRDPAASKVGTVIIHGMKLSKEELFAFIQALKKGDNRAKNSAASALGAVAKQGGELAKELLTALIQIVEEGDVWTKKFVAQALKKADRNAFLKIDSKAFVLVAELCFFTADSMYVQNQQIQISDKRAAYSSGCNLELSYDEIRKKLPSRLREWREKVDKLS, encoded by the coding sequence ATGGCTCTTTCTCCAAACTTGCTCACTAAGCATGGGCTTGTCAGTCCCCAGGTTATCGTTAAAAATCCCCAGCTAAGTGGGCAAAATCCTCAGCTGAATGTGCAAGCTATCACCGTTGTTTATCCACAGGGAGCTCCTGTTCCTAGATTGCCAGGGACAGAGCTTAGAAAACGGTTACAGGCAAAACTAAGCCCGCAATTTCTAGTTAGGTCTCTTCAAAACTATTACCTTTCTCAGGAAACCCTTTCTATTTTCAAAATTAAAGCAGAGCAAGAGTGGGAACTTAAAGTTCCTTTAGAAGAGATTTATGTGCGTTTAGCGATCATTGAAAATCAAGAAAGAAAAATACGCGACCAAGCGCTTGATAAACATTCTGATCGCATTCAAGATGATCGCATCCCAACGTATGAAACCATCTATGAGCCTAAACAGAATATTGAGCTTGAAAAGCTCTTCGAACACAAAAACTTTGAAGAAAAAGATCGTAAAAGGATTTACCTCCAAGGCGCAGCAGGAAGCGGCAAAAGTACCTTATGCCACTACATAGCTTATAGCTGGGCAAAAGGGGAGCTTTGGCAAGGCCTTTTTTCTTGTCTTTTTTGGATTCCTTTGAGAAACCTCACTTTAGGGAAATATCCTCCTGATAAGGATTATACTCCAGCTGGCCTGATAGCTAGGGAATATGCTGGAAAAATTGATCCTAGGGTGATTGAGGCTTGCATAAATAATGCTGCTTTTCGAAAAAAAACTCTATTTATTTTGGATGGTTATGATGAACTCTCCTCAGAGGCCCAAGGAAACTCCAGCCTCGCTAAAGTCTTTAAGGAGCTAAAAGAATTATTTCCCCATATTCTAATTACCTCAAGACCTGGAAGCTGCTTTTTTGACCGCTCTTGCGAGATAGAACTTCTAGGCTTTGATAAAAAAGGGATCGGCCGCTATATCGATAGATTCTTTACACAAGTTAAAGCCGAAGAGAAAAAAGAAAAGTTTTGCCAACTATTAAAAAACTCTCCCTACGTTGCAAATCTTGCGCAAATTCCCCTTCACTTAACTCTGTTGTGTTGCCTCTTTAACGAAGACCCAGAATTGTTTGATGCCAAGCAATCCATTACAATGACTGCTATTTATGAACGGATGATTAGCTGGATGTATAAATGGTTTATATTGAGAAGAATCGACCAAGGCAGCCCTGAACAAAACAAGGAGCAAATTCTGGCAGAGAAAAACCTACGCCTAAATCCAAAAGTGGCTGAATTCGCCACTGCTTTTGAAGAAATGGCCGATTTTGCTATGAAAAATGATACCCTTTATCTAAGCAAGCAAGAAATCGAAAGCTTTAGAGGTAACAAGCTCTCATCCAATGAGCTCGCAGATTGCGGGCTTATGCGCATTCCCGAAGAAAGAGGGTATTTTATTCATTTAACTTTTCAAGAATTTCTAACTGCTTCAAAAGTGGCTAATCAATATCTTACTCTTAATAAAAAAGAGAGGCAAGCCTGCCAACAATTTGTGCGAAAGTACAAGTTTGAGCCCCGCTATAACTTAGTTTTGCGCATGATCGCCGGCTACCTTTCCCTTGCTGTTTCCAATAATCGGCTTTATTTAGACTCCAACCCCTTGCAGCAGTTCTTTGATGACTTGTTTGCAGGGCCTTATGATTTAGCTGTCAGAAACGAGCTCACTTTAATTGCACAGTGCTTTGAAGAATGCCAAAATCCTAGTGTAGTGAGCCAGTATAAAGGCTTTGTGAAGCTTTTAAAAGATTATATTAAATATCTCTGTAGGCTGGGTTTAGAATTTGACCAATTATTGAGTAATAAAGATTTTCTTAGCTATTCCGCAGTAGTGCATTCTGTTGAAGAATTGCTCGCCGAGCCCGAGATAACTGAAAATATGCTAGGAAACCTTGAAAGACTTGTAAGTAGAGGTCACAAGCTAACTCCAAACATAATAGAATGGGTGATACAGGTGCTTAGGGGTCCTAACAACAGCCGTGTTGCTGAAAATCTTGCTAGGAATGTTTTAAGAAAAGCAGCGGAGCAAAAGGGCGGGCTTTCTCAAGAAGTACTAGTCTCTCTCATCCATACTTTTAGAGAAGGGGAGAATAAAGATAAAGATTGGAGTGCCTCTGCTCTAACGGCAGCGGCAGAACAAGGAGAGCTTCCTAAAAAAGCGATAGCTGCTCTTATTCATGTTCTAGAAGAAGGTAATGTTTGGGCTAAAGGTTACGCCGCTTCTGTCCTAGACGCTGCGGCAAAAGAAGGGGGGACGATCCCTCAAGAAGCGCTAACCGCTCTCATCGATGTTCTCAAAGAAGGAGAGAAGTGGCCTAAGCGTTGTGCTACTTTTGCCCTGGGAGCTTTGGTAAAACAAGGAGGGATGCTTTCACAAGAAGCGCTAGCTGCTCTCGTTAAGGTTCTTAAAGAAGGGGAAGAGTGGGATAAAGTGTCGGCTGTTTTGGCTCTAGAAGCAATAGGAAAAGAAGGAGGGACGTTTTCTCAAAAAGCGCTAACCGTCCTTATTGATGTTCTTAAAGAAGGCGATATTAGGGCTAAACCTTTTATTGCTTCGTCTCTAGGAGCAGTGGTACAACAAGGAGGGATACTTTCACAAGAGGTGCTAGCTGCTCTCATCGCTGCTCTCAAAAAAGGTGAAGGTTGTGATAAAGCTTCGGTTGCTTTGGCGTTAGGAGTTGTAGCAAAACAAAGAGGGATGCTTTCACAACAAGCGCTAGCTGCTCTCATTGACGTTCTTAAAGAAGGTAAAGAGAGTGATAGAGTTTCGGTCGCTTCGGCCCTAGAAGTGGTAGCAAAACAAGGAGAAACGCTTCTTCCAGAATTGTTAGTTGCTTTCATCCATGTCCTTAAAGAAGGTAAGGATTGGGCTAAACCTTTTATTGCTTCTATGCTAGGGACGATGGCAAAACGCGAAGAAGAGCTTTCTCAACAAGCTTTAGCTATTCTCATCCATGTTCTCAAAGAAGGCAAGGATTGGGCTAAAGGTTGTGCTGCTTCGGCTCTAGGGGCAGCGGTACAACAAGGGGAGGAGCTTCCTGAAGAAGTACTAGTTGTTCTCATCGATGTTCTTAAAAAAGGAGAGGATTGGGCTAAACCCTTTGCTGCTTCGTCTTTGGGAAATATGATAAAAAAAGGAAAAGAGCTTCCTGAAGAGGCTTTAATTGCTCTCATTGATATTCTCAAAAAAGGTAATGGTAGGGGTAAAGATTATGCTGCTCATGCTTTAGGATTAGTAGCAAAACAAAGAAGAAAGCTTCCTGAAGAGGCTTTAGATGCTCTCATTAATATTCTTAAAGAAAGTGGTACGACGACCACCGATTCTATTGCTTTTGCTTTAGGAGCTATCGTAAAAGAAGGCGGGATGCTTTCTGAAAAAGCGCTAGATGCTCTTATTCATGTCCTTAAAGAAGGTGAAAATTGGGCTAAAGGTGGGGCTGCTTTTGCCCTAGAGGCTGGGGTACAACAAGGCGGAGTTCTTCCTGAAAAAGCGCTAAACGTTCTTATTCATGTTCTTAAAGAGCGGGAAGGTTTGGCTTGGGCTCAAGAATTTGCTGCTTCTGCTCTAGGAACAGTGGCAAAGCAAGGAATAGAACTTCCTCAAGAAGCACTATCTGCTCTTATCCGCTTGGCTAGAGAAGGTAAGGATGGGGCTCAAGGTTCCGCTGTTTCGGCTTTAGCAGCTGTGGTAAAGCAAGGAAAGAAACTTCCTAAAGAATTGCTAGCTTCTATTATTCAAGCCCTTGAAAAAGATGAGAGTTGGACTAGAGATCCTGCTGCTTCCAAAGTGGGAACTGTGATAATACACGGAATGAAGCTTTCTAAAGAAGAACTCTTTGCTTTCATTCAAGCCCTCAAAAAGGGTGATAATAGGGCTAAAAATTCTGCTGCTTCTGCGCTAGGAGCTGTAGCAAAACAAGGAGGAGAGCTCGCTAAAGAATTGTTAACCGCTCTTATCCAAATTGTTGAGGAAGGGGATGTTTGGACCAAAAAATTTGTGGCCCAAGCTTTAAAAAAGGCTGATAGAAATGCTTTTCTAAAAATTGATAGCAAGGCATTTGTTCTAGTTGCCGAGCTTTGTTTCTTTACTGCTGATAGCATGTATGTTCAAAACCAACAAATTCAAATTTCTGACAAAAGAGCAGCTTATTCATCTGGGTGCAACCTAGAGCTTAGCTACGATGAAATAAGAAAAAAGCTACCTAGCAGGCTTAGAGAGTGGCGTGAAAAAGTAGACAAGCTTAGCTAG
- a CDS encoding ABC transporter ATP-binding protein, which translates to MLGKLEFEKVSKKYGDVVALDNVSFTIESGYFFSLLGPSGCGKTTLLRLVAGFELPDSGRILLDGQDITHLPPYKRPVNTVFQNYALFPHLSLWENIAFGLRVAKRPLDEINREVERMLQLIQLEDQAHKRPDQISGGQKQRVAIARALINKPRLLLLDEPLSALDLKLRQKMLFEIDLIHDEVGITFLFVTHDQTEAMAVSDRIAVMHQGKVEQIGTPVELYEAPESSFVAAFIGDTNFLDGTVIKQINQDYCQLKLEGLADVLCFNDKQLNIGDQAHLSIRPEKIHIAREKPKHHERQNLFEGIVDDIIYKGDHTNYWVRTGDYRIAVLLQHNRFLLDQIPITWGEKVWVYWHADDGYMLKIWHASDESLIQLPPEKVGSSENETEEDFE; encoded by the coding sequence ATGTTGGGTAAACTTGAATTTGAAAAGGTATCTAAAAAATATGGGGACGTGGTCGCTCTTGACAACGTTTCATTCACAATTGAAAGTGGTTATTTTTTTTCTCTTTTAGGCCCAAGTGGTTGTGGCAAAACAACCCTTTTGCGTCTTGTGGCAGGCTTCGAGCTTCCAGATTCAGGGCGTATTCTCTTAGATGGCCAAGATATTACCCACCTTCCTCCTTATAAGAGGCCTGTTAATACAGTTTTTCAAAATTATGCCTTATTTCCTCATCTGAGCTTATGGGAAAATATCGCCTTTGGCCTGCGAGTAGCCAAGCGTCCTTTGGACGAAATCAATCGTGAAGTCGAACGGATGTTGCAATTAATTCAACTCGAAGATCAGGCGCATAAAAGACCTGACCAAATCAGCGGAGGCCAAAAACAAAGAGTGGCAATCGCACGAGCTTTAATTAATAAGCCTCGCTTGTTGCTATTAGATGAGCCTCTCTCTGCTTTGGATCTTAAGCTTCGGCAAAAGATGCTTTTTGAAATCGATTTAATCCACGATGAAGTGGGGATCACTTTTCTTTTTGTCACACATGACCAAACGGAGGCGATGGCTGTCAGCGATCGGATTGCGGTAATGCATCAGGGTAAAGTGGAACAAATTGGAACCCCCGTAGAGCTATATGAAGCCCCCGAAAGCAGCTTTGTGGCAGCCTTTATTGGAGATACTAACTTTTTAGATGGCACGGTGATTAAACAAATCAATCAGGATTATTGCCAACTAAAATTAGAAGGATTAGCCGATGTTTTATGCTTTAACGACAAGCAGCTAAACATAGGAGATCAAGCCCACTTAAGTATTCGTCCAGAAAAAATTCACATCGCGCGCGAAAAACCGAAACATCATGAACGACAAAACCTGTTTGAAGGCATTGTAGATGATATCATTTATAAAGGGGATCATACAAACTATTGGGTGCGAACAGGCGATTATCGCATTGCGGTCTTATTACAACACAATCGCTTTTTGTTGGATCAAATTCCCATTACTTGGGGAGAAAAAGTGTGGGTTTATTGGCATGCAGATGATGGTTACATGTTAAAAATATGGCATGCCTCGGATGAAAGCTTAATTCAACTTCCACCTGAAAAAGTCGGAAGTTCTGAAAATGAAACAGAAGAGGATTTTGAATGA
- a CDS encoding ABC transporter permease, translating into MKLLKSRAGELLVTLPPLTWLLIFFLIPTLIIFALAFKPFDFYGGVGEGWTLETFKSLNTASYYAIVWRTIWLSVLTTAICCLLALPMGYYLARANSRVRHLLLLLTILPFWSSFIVRIFAWKSLLHPEGLAKRILLFLHVVSVDTVLLYNSGAVLLVMVYSYLPFAILPVYASASKFNFQLIEAALDLGLHRFQAFLKVFIPGIKKGMITAILMVFIPSLGAYVIPDVVGGPSSEMIGNKIVQKTFVNRNLPQASALSALLTIAVLVPMAAIAWLQRRVEKRKRGIRRGT; encoded by the coding sequence ATGAAGCTTTTAAAATCTCGTGCAGGCGAGCTACTTGTCACTCTTCCCCCCCTCACATGGCTACTTATTTTCTTCTTGATCCCAACCCTGATTATTTTTGCCCTGGCTTTTAAACCCTTCGATTTTTATGGAGGCGTAGGGGAAGGATGGACTTTAGAGACTTTTAAAAGTTTAAATACAGCTAGTTACTATGCCATTGTTTGGCGCACTATTTGGCTCAGTGTTTTAACAACCGCTATTTGCTGCTTGCTCGCTCTGCCTATGGGTTATTATCTTGCTCGCGCCAATTCGCGGGTAAGGCACCTTTTGCTTCTGTTAACCATTCTCCCCTTTTGGAGTAGCTTTATTGTCCGTATTTTCGCGTGGAAATCTCTTCTACACCCGGAAGGATTAGCCAAACGTATTCTTTTATTTTTACATGTGGTCTCTGTAGACACTGTGTTGCTTTACAATTCTGGGGCTGTTTTATTAGTGATGGTCTACTCTTACCTGCCATTTGCCATTTTGCCGGTCTATGCCTCAGCTTCAAAATTTAATTTTCAACTGATCGAAGCAGCTCTTGACTTAGGCTTACATCGTTTTCAGGCTTTCCTTAAAGTCTTCATTCCTGGCATTAAAAAAGGGATGATCACTGCAATTTTAATGGTCTTTATCCCTTCTTTAGGGGCTTATGTGATTCCTGATGTTGTGGGAGGGCCTAGTAGCGAAATGATTGGAAATAAAATTGTTCAAAAAACCTTTGTGAATCGCAACCTTCCTCAAGCTAGTGCCCTTTCGGCTTTACTGACAATCGCCGTTTTAGTTCCTATGGCAGCTATTGCTTGGTTGCAAAGGCGAGTTGAAAAAAGAAAACGTGGGATTAGGAGAGGAACATGA
- a CDS encoding ABC transporter permease, which yields MKRSRIPLIATILVLLFLYLPIMILVINSFNESRFGGVWTGFSLKWYEKLFQERAIWKAVKNSLVVGLSATVVSTVMGTIAAFGLYRYKSRIQQLQYALIYSPLVIPDILMGMSLLLFFVISKIPLSLLTIFIAHTTFCVSYVTMVVWSKLQNFDFAVIEAAQDLGACWGTIARRILAPLLAPGIISGALLAFTMSLDDYIVSSFVAGPGSTTLPIYVYGMIKFGSTPLINALSTILLVVTFALAWITQHLTKGETL from the coding sequence ATGAAGCGGAGCCGTATTCCTTTGATCGCTACCATTTTAGTTTTACTCTTCTTGTATTTGCCCATTATGATCTTAGTGATCAACTCTTTTAATGAGTCCCGCTTTGGAGGGGTTTGGACTGGTTTTTCCCTGAAGTGGTATGAAAAGCTTTTTCAAGAAAGAGCTATCTGGAAGGCGGTCAAAAATTCTTTGGTTGTTGGCTTGAGCGCCACAGTTGTTTCGACCGTGATGGGAACGATTGCGGCATTTGGGCTTTATCGTTATAAGTCTCGTATTCAGCAACTCCAATATGCTCTCATTTACTCCCCTTTAGTCATTCCTGATATTTTGATGGGGATGAGTCTGCTGCTTTTCTTCGTGATAAGCAAAATTCCGTTGAGCTTATTGACCATCTTTATTGCCCATACAACCTTTTGCGTAAGCTATGTGACAATGGTTGTATGGTCAAAACTTCAAAATTTTGACTTTGCGGTGATTGAAGCTGCCCAAGATTTAGGGGCTTGCTGGGGAACGATTGCGCGCCGCATTCTTGCCCCTCTCCTTGCTCCAGGGATTATTTCCGGAGCCTTACTGGCTTTCACCATGTCGCTTGATGATTATATTGTCAGCTCTTTTGTAGCGGGCCCAGGTTCTACAACGCTCCCTATTTATGTTTATGGAATGATAAAATTTGGATCGACTCCCCTTATTAATGCGCTTTCAACTATTCTACTTGTGGTAACATTCGCCCTTGCTTGGATTACCCAGCATTTAACCAAAGGAGAAACATTATGA
- a CDS encoding spermidine/putrescine ABC transporter substrate-binding protein produces MKNYVLYGMMGLWLLLSACNSSKKELHIYGWSDYIKPVMIEEFEKAFNCKVVLDTFESNETMYAKLKAGASGYDLIFPSSYYVEIMHKQGLLQKINPSLVPNLKYVDLSYPIPGGEHALEWAVPYMVSYTGIGYRKDKVQRISPSWEIFARNDLKGRMTMLNDVREALGAALKSLGYSLNSTDDFQIAQATSTLINWKRNLAKFESEQYKNGIASAEYLVTQGFSGDLIQVMQEDANIGILYPQEGTTISIDEIVIPKNALEVELAHAFINFLLEPKRAAENMEFIFFVSPNTAAGQYLTPKVKNHPAFNLPHEILQRSEVIRDLAEDNIRYINAWETVKEAL; encoded by the coding sequence ATGAAAAACTATGTGCTTTACGGAATGATGGGTTTATGGCTTTTGCTTTCCGCCTGTAATTCAAGCAAAAAAGAACTCCATATTTATGGATGGTCCGATTATATTAAACCTGTCATGATTGAAGAGTTTGAAAAGGCTTTCAATTGCAAAGTTGTCCTAGATACCTTTGAATCCAATGAAACGATGTATGCCAAATTGAAAGCTGGCGCTTCAGGATACGATCTCATTTTTCCGAGTAGCTATTACGTGGAAATCATGCATAAGCAAGGGCTCCTTCAAAAAATAAATCCTTCCCTTGTCCCCAATTTAAAATATGTCGATCTAAGCTACCCGATTCCTGGAGGTGAGCATGCCTTGGAATGGGCGGTGCCGTACATGGTCAGTTATACAGGCATTGGTTATCGCAAAGATAAGGTTCAACGTATTTCTCCTTCATGGGAGATTTTTGCACGCAACGACCTAAAAGGACGTATGACCATGCTCAACGATGTTCGGGAAGCTTTAGGCGCAGCCTTAAAAAGCCTGGGATATAGTTTAAATTCAACCGACGATTTTCAAATTGCCCAAGCGACTTCCACTTTAATCAATTGGAAACGCAATCTAGCAAAATTTGAAAGTGAGCAATATAAAAATGGAATTGCAAGCGCAGAATACCTAGTCACCCAAGGTTTCAGTGGCGATCTTATTCAAGTCATGCAAGAAGACGCAAACATTGGCATTCTCTATCCACAGGAGGGGACAACCATATCAATTGACGAAATTGTCATTCCCAAAAATGCTCTAGAAGTCGAATTGGCTCACGCCTTTATTAACTTCCTCTTGGAACCCAAAAGAGCAGCAGAAAATATGGAATTTATTTTCTTTGTTTCTCCCAATACAGCCGCAGGACAATACCTTACTCCCAAAGTTAAAAATCACCCGGCTTTTAATCTTCCCCACGAAATTTTGCAAAGATCCGAAGTGATTCGAGACTTGGCGGAAGACAACATTCGCTATATTAATGCGTGGGAAACTGTGAAAGAAGCGCTGTAA